TTAAACACCATGCCAACACCGGACTctgagaagtgttaaacaacaccggtttggtaTTGGTCTAAACCAGATAGGGTTTATGCAGCACCAATTAgttttaaaacagcatcggtttgatgcCAAACTGGTGTCGTTTCAATACTTCTcgggtgtggacatatatagattccgggctggtgttaaatcaacaccggagttttttcaGTCTGTGGTTATCACTAATGTTGGTCAGTTGGCTccctttaatatttttcattcgtCTAATATGACGGAACATTATTTTATGATCTTCGCATCGTGAGAAATTTCGTGAGAAATTTATTGGTACAGAGGGCGCCTGTGGAAATTGAGCAAACTCACAAAATCGATTTCCGAGACAGGAGGGACAGACACTGTCATGTTCTTGATTACAGAGTCAATTAGGCTGTCACTCTGaacatttttctctctccccctctctctctcttcctctacAGTATTTAATTCATTCTCTCACCATCTACCATGTCTACCTTCCTCCTCCTACACTGTTAAATGCCGTAAGTGTCATGATCACCAACTCTCCGTCCCTGAGAGGAACACGATGTTATTGCCTTTTCGAAATCACtccactttttttaaaatcatcgCCATGATGAAGAAAGAACTCCAACGTGATGTACCTATTAATAGTATTATCAGAACCGCTGAATACaatgaatttaatgaaattcTAAAGAAAAGCAATCAAAGTGTAAATAATTAAAGCATATCTTATGCTAGGCGTTCACTGGGCCGTCGCCAGCTTGCACCAGTTCGTGCCAACGCAAAGCGGATGTCATGGCTGTGGCGCCTAGTGTCGCCGCATAGGTGTCAAGATGCGTGCAGTGGCCAGCCTGAcatgacacttgcacgattttgtgtcacgcattggccatgttggcacgactcaagtcgtgccagtgcgcaaactagtcgagaactggcgtgaagtgtgcgtaaacacgtcgtgacatgtcgtgactgcgtggcatgtcgggacgagaattttgaaatgttcaaaattttggtcacgagaAAATTTAGCcaccgggtcgtgaactatgggcaaactgttcgtgaactcgtcgtgaactcgtcgggatgatgcgggaggatgcgtggcagtgcgcgccatgccaaGACTTTCACGAATggttcacgaacagctcacttcgtgttcacgaatagttcagcacgacaccgtccgaattgcgcaaactcgtcgtcccaatgcgggaagtgcgtaaactatgcgcaaactatgcgtgaactcgtcgtgccagttcgtgtactatgcgtgaacaagtcgtaaaacagtgcgggagcctctCAGTTCGTGcccccaaaatggcacgacttgccacgacaaaatcgtggccaaaagtcgtgcaagtgtcagcctggcttcAGGCTGGCTTATAGCAGTAAGCCAACTTGCTaatacccccatctcactagatagcgattccgctgcgatcgtcaaaaatcgacaaagcgtggtatatcgtagcttgaacgtggcttgatctttccaatcttctccgtcgtaccttgatcttttctgaagcggcaaggatcgccaccatcttcctggtcgccacagaattttgaacatgttcaaaacttacgtagcgagatcacggaggtgctaaagcgcatcacaatcgagtcaagagcgtattacaaacgacatattcgtagCTGTAACGGAGCTCCAACGCTTAAAGCGTAGTAAAAGCGCATTAAAAGCGGTATCGATCGTCCGTGTTTTCAGGCCCGTTCTCAAGACATTTCTGCTACGCTGCTTCCGTTTACAAGGAGACTGCCTTGCACTCGACacgcttcacaccgtttccaccACGACGCTTTCCCTTTGGGTGGCAAGTGGCACACGGTTCATCCTAACATCGTTTACCACATAATATCACCCATAGCAACGATCACATTCAGATGTCACTCtaacaaaaaaacaaatatacactATTTTGGGGATATAGCCTGCCGAGCTACTAGCACGTAGATATGGCATTTATTTCACATaaattatcaacattttcatttttcaaagtatAAAAACAACTTCTAACAAATTCTGTCTGAGaataatacatatataatgTTTTTATACCTCTTAACATTAATCATGTGAAGTCATAACTAATTAATCTGTTATGCCTTAACCCTATATTATGCCCGGGTTTAAAAAACAGAGATAGAACTGAATCAGCACTAAACTCTGAAAAAACCCTATGGCCACCGCAACTTAAACTTTGATGTAACAACGTCTCCTaccaattatcattttttaattcacTCTTTAAAAGAACTCCTATTAAAAAACGTGCTGGTGTGCGGTCCTAGAATGACTTCCCCTACAACACTACACCCTTACTTCGCATCCCCTCTTTTCATATTCAAATGAAACACCTTCGGCGCAACGGAATTGAATAATTCCGTCACGCATGCCGGAGAACAATTAGTGTTCGCCACTTATTGCCGTATAAACAACATTTGCCAGCTATACGATGTAACGCTGGCAAATACATGTTCATCCTAACATCGTTTACCACATAATATCACCCATAGCAGCCATCACATTCAGATGTCACTCTAACAAAAAAACTAAATATACACTATTTTGGGGATATAGCCTGCCGAGCTACTATAGGATACTACAAAGAAGTGGAAAAGGTTTGACTAAACCTCAAtcagagataaaatagaataaaggaaaaaaaatataaaaaccaaTCTCTATCTTCTCGATCTTATTTACGTCATTGTGATTTTGCTGACTTGTAATGATTCAgaatcaaacttttttttaaggaaatatgCACTCTTTTTGACCTATGCAAATATCGCTGGCAATAGTGTGTTCCTGAAATCACCTTGAAAcgtttaatttaatttaacaCAATATCACGTATCCTTGTACAAAGTTTGTTCAAACATATCTCTACGTCAGTCACTAGTATTATACTGTATACATCACTAGTAAACCATATTACAAATTTAAAACTTGAGATACAGCGAGCCTGTCCTCTAAACTATCTTCCACATATCCATCCTTCGCCTTTTCCCCTTTCCATCTACCATGCCTCTTCCATACTCTGTCATTTACTTTTGCCCTGGCAGCTGCCGTGGCTCCACTTGCCCTCAAAGAATGGAGACCAATGTTTAAATCACCGCTTACCTCCTTGAGACGAGCGACAACTGTTTCACGTGTTCTCGTATAGCTCATTTGCTTATTTTTATGTATCAGAAACTTTCTTCCCTTATTTGCATATGCaggtttaaataaaaaattatctgATTTCGGATCTATCCCTGCAATCTCCATATACCTCttaaaaattggacaagcattTGTTTTCCCCTTTACAAATAACTACATCATCTCCTTTTCTGTACTGATCTGTCTTACTCTTTGAAATGTGTACGGACATATGATCATCGTAAAAACTGATATCACTGCATTTTAAAGATCTGGCCTCATCGAATCTAAAAAATCCACTGAAGCAAAGAATAATGAATGCTAAATCACGAAGAACAAGAACATCATGAGTATCAGAATGTTTGTCACAAAGATTTATAATCTGCTCATTCGACAATATGTCCCTTTTTGACACTTTCTTAACGTTTTCCCTCTTAGCTGCTTCAAcaatatttattacaaaattattaGCTGTAGGGTCTTGATAACCTCTCAAATTATGAAACCATTTAATGGCGTATAAATCACCTTGAATGACACTTGGAGATTTTCCTCCGTCGATCAAACTCGTCAGGCATAAAGCTAATTGAATAGACTCAGCCGGGATCGCTCTGCCACCCTCTGTGGTAATAAATGTTTCCCATCTCTTAAATGCTGAATAATACTTGTTAACAGTCCCATCACTTCCCGAATGCACCAGGTGAGATGCCATGCTATCTGATAGTTTCCGAAGCTTGCTGGTAACTGCTCCCGATGCCTCTACTTCATCTGAAACCGCCTTGCGTAGACCTAAACCtgttaaaacaaaaaacacGTCTAAACTTGGAATTTAACAGCTAACATTGTGAATCCCGGTTTCGGAGAACCGaaaataccattattacctCTCCCCTTCTCTACTTCATTacaggaaaatatgaaatactccCTGACAAACGGCTTAAATTTCTCTCCTTGTGAAATTTTTGGCCAATAAGGTGCAGATTTCCACTGCGGCACGATTAGAGTGCCTGCGGCCTTCTCCTGTATCGCTTCATCGATAACTCTCGCTGCCAATCGAGGTGGGGCCGGTACCCACCAATTTACTTCATTACTCCACGTTTGCTTAAATGCATCGACCCCTCTTGATGTTAGACAACCCCATCTTGAATTAAATTTTGCACACTTTGTGTTATAGTCACAAGCAAACCTGTCGAATGTGTGTGGCCCCCATTTTCGatctaaaaaatcaaataatgttgAACTAATACACCAATCATCACTGTCTGATACTCTGCTAAGACTATCTGCCTTCTTATTCCGTTCCCTTGGAATCCATACTACGTCTATACCTTAATGGTAAACCTCGCATGTCTGGTGGATATCAATCGCAATCTCCTGCAATTGTCTGTTTTTACTGCCTTTTTGCACAATACTTTTGACATTTCTATTATCCGTATAACAACGAATATTATGCCCTTCCAGGCATGGTCCAAGTGATTTCAAAGCTCTATTTAGAGCTTCCATCTCTCTCCATGAAGAACTGTATTTTGATTCAAACTCTCTCCAAGAGCCAACCACTTCCAGGTTTAAATCTTCACAAATGAACGCTCCATAACCTGTACCTGAAGCATCAGTaaacatattgaaattacaCGACTTCATTTGTGAAAAGGTATGCCATTAAATCTATCCATGTTCTTGTACCAAAAAAGTAGCTCTTTTTCTGCTTCATCCGACAGTAATACTGGCGCATTCCACAATGCCCGACTATTAATGCACTTAAAAACATCTCTTGTCTTCAGTTGAACCATCGAACCCACAGCGGGCTGCATAAATATGATTTGACCAGCAATTCCTGTTAAATCCCGCACTGGAATTAATCTCTTCCCACTATTTGCTTTCACTAGAATACTTTGGATAGATTGTTTGCATTTACAGATCCTTTCCTTTGTGATTTTTACCACCCCATCTATGAAATTCCAAGACAATCCCAACCAAATAGCCTCTTTTGGGGGCATCCATTCACACTTGTCTTCAGCAAGAATAAAACCAAGCTTGCCCAAATCAGAGCTAATCGTCTCGCTAACCTCATTAGCTTCATCTATGTTACTGCATCCTGCGATACCATCGTCAAGAAACATGACCACCCTTTTCCCCTGTGATCTCCAGTATGTTATTGGAACCCTGGTCACCTTTGTAGAGATGTAACCGGCAGTTGAAATTCCAAAGGGTAATACATTGAATTGAAAGTATTTTGTTTGACTCTCAAAATCCCAAGAAAAACCAAGATATTGCCTGTGCCCTTGCAATATTTCTATGTGATGGTATGCTGACTTCAAATCAAAAGTAAAAACATAGTCCCCCTTTTGGAAAGTGTCCTTACCAACTGATGCATCTTCGTACTTAAATTTATTCTTGTATAAATGCGGGTTGATATGCCTACAATCCATTACAAGCCTGCGTTTgcctttttttatcagaaacTGTCAAGGGATTTAGCACTGTGGGTCTTAATTCTCCTTCAGATATACAACCTTTCTCTAATAACTTATCAATTTCATCCTTAACGAAATCTGAATGGATCAATGACGACCTGTTATGAATCTCTTTGCTAACTGGCAAAGTATGCAACGGTAGTTTATATCCGTTTTCGATAACATCCAAAATCTCTTCACTAGCCCCAAAATTGGACCATGTATCCCAATTTTGTTTCAGCCTCCCGACAGGAGAGGCTTTCTTATTTCCAGAACTTGCAATTTCATCATCAGTATTTTTGTATCCTTTTTCTCTCATATTCTCTGAGGGCTTTGATTCTTTTCCCATATCATCATGAATCAATACAAAGTCACTTATCTGATCTCTGCTTGCCCTGGCTTGACACTCATTCCTCCAGTGTCCCGGTTTCCCGCATGAAAAGCAAAGACCCGGCTTCTTGCGTTCATCCGAAGATCCTCCAGCACCATGATGAATAGATGTGGTGTAAATCTCCTGCTCCTTGACGTTGGGACGCCACGATGCCTTGCTCCCGCCATAAGGTTGAAAACGCCTCGGCgctattttctttcctttcttgcTCTTCCTCTCTTCTCTCGTTTCTGCTTTCATCATGAGCTTTTCATCTTCTCAATTATCGGCCAATGTGTTCCTCTCATATTCGGCAACCAACTTCCACCCTAATGGCGAACTGTCcgccattttttttatcaatttctgtCTTTTTTCAACTAAGTCTATACCTTCGATTATTTTGTCCTTCGCACCTGCGACAGCTCCTGACGTATCATTGGATTCGTTGAGACATTGCTCGGCCTCTTTCAGTTTCCTATGAATTTTCACATTCACTTTATGCTGCTCTTCGTTGCCTTTACGCTGAAACTTAAAGTTCTCGGTGTGCATTTCTTCTATCTTTGCAACTTGTGCGACGTTTTCGAATATACCtcccagaaaaaggaccaaaaagggGAAACTGCCCAAGCTGTTATGCCGGCGGTCAAAGAGGAAGAATaagaggttatggtggtggtagaggaggaagaggaggagggggtaCAGGAGGAGGATGTAAATCTTACTGCTGAGCCAgctggaaagaaagaaaaaagacgCTCACATGTCTTCATAACAAAATGGGTTACctccgcaaaaatatataaattgactatgttttaaaaatagaatgaattctaactacagtgacagtagaaaatattaaaattttgttaatGATTCGATCACTGATGTAGTGATTAGGAAAGCACACTTCATGGggattctggcattgtgccccccccccccattatgagtgctctcacatcagtagacttctttttgtaagaaaatttgaaaggaatttacctaacaattttgagtgacaacttttgtggaaaaaaatagaatatcaaagatttttatgctactttatgaaattctggatgcatccctcatatcAACTATTAGGCTCATTGACATCTTTCGAATGAAATTTAATAgttattgtatattatgacttcAGTGAGAGCCAGGATCGGACCCAGCATCTTTTtggcctcctccttcttctgTCCTCGTATTCAACTTCTGATGTTGCTGTATAAAatgtataagtccaaccaaattctggacatccatcttggtcggaggttggcaatcgactgaaaaatgtctcatgtgccgcgattaatatgccgattgcttgaaatcgtttcaagagcccatcatgaacgtaacacaatcgCTCCATTTGTAGTACCACCGTAccgaggtcctaattagcgtatgAGCCTCGTTGTAAGGTCGCCTTGATCGCAGAAGCAGCGCATCACATCTGTCTCAAATCGTGGCAAGAGAGTGACAGCGTCGTATTATCAGCGtattaccatcgccttcagcGCAGGTCCGCCGCAGGGAAGTTGCAGTGCAATCGCCTCGCAGGCTAAAGATAGAATTCGaggacgattctgctacgctttgcgggatttagaCAGATCGCGATGGTCGCCATGATCGCCATCCTAGTGAGATAATGCGATATTTTGTCAAGTGGTGTTCTTATGAACCTGGATTTTCGtctaatttaaactctggtctaagGTTTGCGGTTCAAGTACCAATAAATTGTGACAGGTGTCTCTAACAGTACAAGTTTAGCTGTCATCTCACTTGACACTAAAATTAGTTGTCACAGACTTAGAATAATTActggaattgttttcttctttatttgcaTTAAAACGTGACAAAGGAGCCAAGCAAGGAATGGAAACATAAAAAGTGAATGCTATTGGACATTTCGGGCTTCCAGTAATTTTAACACAAAGAATAACCGTGGCCTTAggtaaaccagacttcagaatactggctACTGGTTCTAAAAGATGCATAATGTTATATTCATATCCTCTAATTTCAATAGAACAGCCAGGACGGTGTGAAGTCAAGCCAGAAGCCAGTGGTTCCCTTAGTTCCACGGAAGCCGCTCATTGGCCAACTTCCAAAAAAGGTGAAGAAATGCgatgaaaggtcaagtccaccccagaaaaaggttgatttaaataaatatagaaaaattaaacatgaataacgccgaaaacttcatcaaaattggatgtaaaaaaagaaagttatgacattttaaagtttcgcttatttttcacaaaacagttctatgctcaactcagtgatatgcaaatgagagagttgatgatgtgactcattcactatttcttttgttttttattgtttgaattatacaatattttaatttttacgaatttgaaaattaggacccccttgcttgaataacaaaatgttaaaataatggatttccatgttttcagggagaaattaaacTTTCTTCACATGACGATACCGAgaaaagcaaaatatttcatatttcatgtaataaaatacaaaagaaatagtgagtgggtgatgtcatcggtcccctcgtttgcataccgaacgggatgtgtatataactgttttgagaaattaGGGGAAACTTTAAATGTTAGAACTTTCTTATATTGCATcggattttgatggaattttcatctttatgctagtttgatttttctctatttatttaaatcaacattttctggggtggacttgacttttaaggAAAAGTGGAACGGACaggaggaagggaaggaaaagagaaggCTATTGAATATAACAAGGGTaaagaaataaatggaaaagggaaaaaatcaaGTCATTATATAAAGCACAGATTGGGTCACTCTTTGGGCTCACACTACCCTGAGTTGGATAGTAATCTGCCCAAGAGTATAACATGGTAATAAATTAATCCGTTTTATGTCAAATATGCACAAATTATTTTACTCAAGATTCgagttttgttattttgtacgcatcatgttcatgattacaaaaaagtgctgaatatgaaaaaaagttcgCTTGATTTAAGTGACGAGATGCGTATTTCTTTCCCGAGTTCCAACAATCAGTCTCTGATTCAGAGTACCTTAATTGTTTTGGTGTACTTTACTTTCGAAAAAGATGATAGTTCGTACCCGGTAAACGTTCACTGTCGAGTTTCATCGTCTGTTTCAGCAAATGAATTCACGCAGCAGTTGTTACGAAGGTTTGATATCCTACATGATTTTGAATCGCAGCTCCAGCGATCTAAAAACAAAAACCTACGAAAGTTCCTTCTGAAATGAACATTCGTAGCGGCGTAGATGATAGGGTTGATCGCTGAATTGCACCAGAGGAGATAAGACGTAATTTCCCAGACTAGGTCATTCGTGCATTCAAATCTGCAAATGGCGTAGACAATGCTGCAGATGTTGTATGGCGAATAGCAGAGAAAATAGCAGCAACTGAGAGTGGTGAGAACAATCGCAGCCTTCCTATGTCTAGAGATGGTTCGTTTAAGAGCCTTGTTTGCAATCAATCTGCCATTCAGTTGGTCTTTATCAATAGCTTGCTGGGGAAGTGAAGATGTGAAGACACGAATAGTTCTTACGTCAGTCATGGGGATCCTTGCATTGAAAGGGTGGTCCAATGGGTCACCCAAAGTGTGCTGATCAGATCTGTATTGTGGCAAATCTTCAAGCTCTTCTGTTTCTAGTTTCGAAGAAGTGTGCGTTGGTGAAATAACGTGCGTGAGACTAGGGCGGAATTTCTTTGTAAGGTCCTTATCAGACGTTTTTCTTTCAGTTTCAGGTTGAAAAATGGGTCTATCGATGTGTCCAATGCCAAGACTTCGATGTCCTTTATC
This DNA window, taken from Lytechinus variegatus isolate NC3 chromosome 19, Lvar_3.0, whole genome shotgun sequence, encodes the following:
- the LOC121406243 gene encoding uncharacterized protein LOC121406243, yielding MHTENFKFQRKGNEEQHKVNVKIHRKLKEAEQCLNESNDTSGAVAGAKDKIIEGLGLRKAVSDEVEASGAVTSKLRKLSDSMASHLVHSGSDGTVNKYYSAFKRWETFITTEGGRAIPAESIQLALCLTSLIDGGKSPSVIQV
- the LOC121406244 gene encoding histamine H3 receptor-like produces the protein MTLLTIIAVTVIGNIFVIVAYIRDAQIRSKIANLFIVNLAITDLIVGSVVMSFNLVDIVKGHWSFGETFCKLWSTLEFTLTLMSTLTMLMISWDRYCLLTMGIGYKSYQTKRRVGIALSASWMTCLIFYGTLAFGWKGLFGSGTLDYSANCEMDFLTNVKATIVVNFIEFVIPFTILLIFNVLVYIKIRRRSVGVIGDSHDIDDLPDKGHRSLGIGHIDRPIFQPETERKTSDKDLTKKFRPSLTHVISPTHTSSKLETEELEDLPQYRSDQHTLGDPLDHPFNARIPMTDVRTIRVFTSSLPQQAIDKDQLNGRLIANKALKRTISRHRKAAIVLTTLSCCYFLCYSPYNICSIVYAICRFECTNDLVWEITSYLLWCNSAINPIIYAATNVHFRRNFRRFLFLDRWSCDSKSCRISNLRNNCCVNSFAETDDETRQ